The genomic region GGCTGGGCCCGGAGCCGCGGCCGGTGCCGAAGCCGTTGTTCTCCACCACGTTGCCCTCGATCACGCCCTGGTAGCTGATCTCGTAGCGGATCCCGTCGGCGGCGTTGTCGCGGATCCGGTTGCCGACGATCCGCCGGTCGTACTCGGCGATGTCGCTCCAGAAGCCGATCCCGCGGTTGGCCACCAGGTCGTTGCCGGACACCTCGCCGGACGACCGGGTCGACTTGATGCCACCCGACTCCCAGTCGGCGATCCAGAACCCGTCGGTGTTGTTGCGGGTGACCAGGTTCTCGGTGATCCGGGCGTCCGCGGACTTGTACTGGCCGACACCGAGCTGCCCGTTGTCCGCGACGGTGTTGCGGCGCAGCACGGCCCGGTCGCCCTCCTTGACCATGATGCCGACCGCGTGGTTCCAGCGGACCTCGTTCGCCTCCACCCGCCAGTCCACCCCGACCTCGACCGCGCCACCCTGCGGCCGGGTGGCGAAGTGCTCGACGGTCAGCCCGCGCACGGTGACGCGCGGCGCCGAGCTCTCGATCGCCCGTTCGGTGCGGGACATCTCGACCTGGTGCCCGGCCGGGTCGTCGGCGACGTACACGGCGTTGGTCGCGTAGTCGCCGTAGAAGGCGCCGGGCTTCAGTGTGGTCCGGCTCATCACCCGGGTGAGGTGCTCACCGTCGACGAACAGCTGCTCGCCACGCTGGCACGGGTTGGTCCGGTCGTCCTCGCACCGGCCCTTCAGCTTGTACGCCGGGGGCAGCACACCGCGAACGACCCAGTGCTGCCCGTCCCGCTGCCAGCCGGTCAGCGTGACCGAGCCGGTCAGCACGGCGCCCTCGTCGCTGGCGAGCGTGGAGCCTTCGGTCGGCCGGATGGCACGGCTGATCCGGTGCAGGCCCTTGCTGAAACAGAAGGTGGTTCCGGCCGGGTGCTGGTCGATCACCGGCTGCGGATCCTGGCCCGATGCGATCTGGATGCCTTCGCAGGCCGGCGCAGTGGCCGGTCCGGTGGCGCCGAGTTCGGCGGTGGCGGCGGGTGGGGGAGTGGTCGGGACGGACAGCGACGGGTTCGGCTCCGGCAGTGGCGACGGCTTCGCCTGGTCGTCGGTGCACCCGGCCAGCAGCATCAGCGCAGCCATGCCGGTACCGATCCAGCGCAGCCGGGCGGCCGGCGTACTCCCGCGTCTCATCCATCCCCCACACACAGTTCCCCGGGCAAGTCGCCCAACTGTACGGGGACAGGTGGTCAGTTGAGATAGGTGGTGCGGGCCAAGTTGTAGGCGAGGTCCTCGGCGATCTGGAAGGCGTCGTCCTCGTCCAGCCGGTGCTGGAGGACCAGGTTGGCCAGATAGCCGGCGTCAACCCGGCGAGCCAGGTCGTGCCGGGCCGGAATCGACAGGAACGCGCGGGTGTCGTCCACGAAGCCCGACGTGTTGTAGAACCCGGCCGTCTCGGTCACCAGCTCCCGGAACCGGCGCATCCCGTCCGGGCTGTCCAGGAACCACCAGGGCGCGCCGAGCCGCACACTCGGATAGACGCCGGCCAGCGGCGCGAGCTCCCGCGAGTACGTCGTCTCGTCGACGGTGAACAGGACCATCCGGAAGCCCTCGGCGTGACCGAACCGCTCCAGCACCGGCCGCAGCGACTTGGTGAACTCGGTCGCCACCGGGATGTCGTGGCCCTGGTCCGGCCCGTACGTCGCGTGGATCCCCGGGTGGTGGTCCCGCAGCACGCCGGGGTGCAGCTGCATGACCAGACCGTCCTCGGCCGACATCGCCGCCAGCTGGAACAGCATGTTGCCCGCGAACGCCGCCGCGTCCTCGGCCGTCACCTCGCCGCGCAAGGCGCTCGCGTAGATCCGCTCGGCCTCGGTGTCGGTCAGCGGCGTCGCGGCCGCGCTGAAGTGCCCGTGGTCGGTGGCCCGGGCTCCCGCCGCCTTGAAGATCTCCCGTCGCTGCCGCAAGGCCCGCAGGTACCCGGCGTACGACGTGGTGTCGGTGCCGGCCCGCTCGCCGAGCAGCTCGACCAGATCGCGCCAGCCCGGCCGGTCGAGGTGCACGACCGCGTCCGGCCGCAGGGTCGGAACCACCCGGCCGGGCAGGTCGGCGGCGACCTTCGCGTGCGGGGCCAGGTCGTCGGTGGCGGCGTCGGTGGTCGAGATCAGCTCGATGTTGAACGCGTCGAGCAGCGCGCGCGGGCGGAACTGCGGCTCGGCCAGCCGCGCCGAGATCTCGTCGTACAGCTGGTCGGCGGTCTCGGCGGACGGAGCGACGGTCAGTCCGAGCACCTCGGCGAACTCGTGCTCCAGCCAGTAGCGGCTCGGTGTGCCGGCGAACAGGTGCCAGTGTGAGCAGAACTCGCGCCAGATCTCCCGCGGCTCGGCGGTCCGGGTGCCGTCGCGGCGGGGCAGGCCGAGCCGGGCCGGCGCGACGCCCTGGGAGATCAGCATCCGGGTGACGTAGTGGTCCGGTACGACGAGCAGCTCGGCCGGGTCACCGAACGCCTCGTCGGCCGCGAACAGGCCGGCGTCGACGTGACCGTGCAGGCACAGCAGCGGCAGCCCGGCGGTCGAGGCGTGGATCCGGCGCGCGAGATCCCGCGCCTCGCCGGCCGGGAGCGCGCGGTCCGGGTGGGGCTGCAGGGCCTTCGGCATTCTTCCTCCAGAGCTGGAACTGCAACGGCACTGCAAAGGATTGCAGTGACTATGAGCGAGCACAAGAGCTGGCGATGTTGACAGCCGGCCGCAACCGATTGCAGACTCGGCGCACCGAGTGGGGAGGTGGATGTGGCGGCGACCATTCGCGATGTCGCGCGCCTGGCCGGGGTGTCGACCTCGACCGTGTCCCGCGCGCTCTCGGTGCCCGACCTGGTGAATCCGGCGACCCGGGCCAAGGTCCGCTCCGCGGCGGACAGCCTCGACTACGCGCCGAACAAGGCGGCCCGCGGACTGATCACCGGACGCACCGGGAACCTGGGTCTGGTGCTGCCGGACCTGGCCAACCCGTTCTTCCCCAGCGTGGTGAAAGGCGTGCAGGCCCGGGCCCGGGCAGCCGACCTGGCGGTGTTCGTCGCCGACACCGACGAGGACGTCGCGGCGGAGACGGGGCTCGTCCGGGCGCTCGCCCAGCAGGTCGACGGGCTGGTGCTGTGCTCACCGCGGGCCGGCGCGGACGAGCTGGCGAAGATCGCGGCGGACACGACGGTCGTCCTGCTGAACCGCCTGGTCGACGACCTGCCGGCCGTGGTGTTCGACCACGCGGACGGCATGCGGCAGGCGGTCGCGCACCTGGTCGCCCTCGGGCACCGGCGGATCGCCTGGGTGAGCGGTCCGGCCGCGTCCTGGTCGAGCGAGCAGCGCGGGCAGGGCTTGGCCCAGGCCGCCGCGGACCAAGGCGTCGAGCTGGTCGAGGTCGGTCACTTCCCGCCGCACTACGACGGCGGTATGGCGGCTGCCGACCAGGTCGTCGCGACCGGCGCGACCGCGGTGATCACCTACAACGACCTCGTTGCGATCGGTCTGCTGGCCAGGCTGCACGGCCGTGGCATCGCCGTGCCTGACGAGCTCAGCGTGGTCGGCATCGACGACATCGCGATGGCGGCGATGGCCCGTCCCGCGCTCACCACGATCCGGCTGCCCAAGGAACGGGCCGGCCGGCTCGCCGTCGAGCTGCTGCTCACGCTGCTCGACCACGCGACGGCCGCCGACGAGCCGCCCGTCCGCCGGGTCCTGCGCGGCGACTTGATGGTCCGCGCCTCCACCGGCGTTCCGCCCCGATGACCGCCCGATCTCGCTGAGGTGTGCGCATGAATCGTTTGAGCCTGACCAACCTGCCGACGAAGCCCGCGGTCGAACCGGGCGGACTGTCGGTCGGCATCGTCCACCTCGGCATCGGCGCCTTCCACCGCGCGCACCAGGCCGTCTTCACCGAGCGCGCCGCGCAGCTCACCGGCGACAGCCGGTGGGGGATCAGCGGGGTGACCCAGCGGTCGGCCGCCGTTCGCGACCAGCTCGCGCCGCAGGACGGCCTGTACTCCGTGCTCACCCGGGGCGGCGGCGCGGCGTCGATCGAGGTGATCGGCTCGGTCCGCGAGGTGCTCGCGGCGTCCGAGGACCCGGCGGCGGTGGTGCAACGGATCGCTGACCCGCGGGTCGGGGTGGTCACGCTGACCGTGACGGAGAAGGGTTACCGGGCGCGATCCGGCGGCGGGCTGGACCTGACCGACCCAGAGATCCAGGCGGATCTGACCGGCCGGCCGCCGCGGACCGTCGTCGGACAGCTCGCCGCGGGGCTGGCCCGGCGGTCGGGCGCGCCGTTGACTGTGCTGTCCTGCGACAACCTCGTTGCCAATGGCCCGTACTTGGCGCGACTGGTGCGCGAGTACGCCGAGGCGGCCGGGTTGGCGGGGGAGCAGTTCGAGGCGGCCGCGTTCCCGGCGAGCATGGTGGACAGGATCGTGCCGGCCACCACCGACGCCGACCGGGACGAGGCGGCGCGGCTGCTCGGCGTACGGGACGAGGCGGTGGTGGTGGCCGAGCCGTTCATCCAGTGGGTGATCGAGGACGCCTTCGCCGCGGAGCAGCCGGCCTGGGACGCCGCCGGTGCCGTGCTGACGGCGGACGTCGCGCCCTGGGAGCAGGCGAAACTGCGGATGCTCAACGCGACCCACTCGATGCTGGCGTACCTGGGGGCGCTGCGCGGCTACGAGACGATCGCCGAGGCGGTCCGCGACGAGGATCTCGCCACGGCGGCCACCGAGCTGATGAGGGTGGACGTCGTTCCCACGTTGACGCCGCCGGACGGGCTCGACCTCACGGCGTACGGCGAGTCGGTGCTCGAACGCTTCGCCAATCCCGCGCTGAAGCACCGCACGGCGCAGGTGGCGATGGACGGCTCGGTCAAGCTTCCCGTCCGGCTTCTCGGCACCGTCCAGGACCGTCTCGCCGCCGGCGCCGAACCGTACGCCGCCGCGCTGGCCGTCGCCGCGTGGATGGTCTACGTCAGCCGCACCGCCGGCCTCGACGATCCGCAAGCCGCTCGGCTGCAATCGGCTGCCGCGTCGGCGGGCGGTCCGGCCGCGCTGGTCGACGCCCTGCTCGCCGTCGACACGGTCTTTGCGCCGAACCTCCGCGAGAACAAGACCTTCCGCAGTCTGCTGGTCGACCACGTCACCGCGCTCACCCGCTAGGGGTGGGGGTGCCGGTGGCTCGCGGGGTCGGGCTGGCGGTTGCCGAGGGGGTCGGGCTCGGGGTAGCCGGTGGGGTCGGGGTGACTGGGCTCGGGGTGACTGGGCTCGGGGTGACTGGGCTCGGGGTGACCGGGGTCGGGGTGACGGTTGCCGGTGGGGTCGGGGTGATGGTTGCCGGTGGGGTCGGGCGGGCGATGACGGGCGCCGTGTCCGCGGTGAAATTGCTGTCGGTGTCGAAGCCGGCCGCTTGCCATTCCTTCGCGGTGAACCACTGGCCGAACTTCTGGAACCGGTCGGCGGTGAGGCTGTCCAGGATGTACTGGTTGGACTTGAGCACGACCTCGCCGGTGGGAATGCTGGCGCCGGAGTTCTGCACCAGACCGGTCGACTGGGTGCCGGTTTTCATCGTGACCTGGTTGCCGGTGACGACGACGTCGCGCAGGACGTTCAGGCCCCACGGGCCGTTGCCGCGGGTGCGGGACTGGATCGAGATGCCGTTCACGTTGCCGACCAGCGTGTTGTTGCGGACAGCGACGTTCGACGAAGTGTTGACGTTGATGCCGCCGCCGTCCCACAGCGACGTACCGGAGCCGCGGCCGGTGCCGAAGCCGTTGCCGGTGATGGTGTTGTTCTTGATCACGCCGTTGCGGCCGATCTCGTACCGGATCCCGTCGGCGGCGTTGCCGACGATCTGGTTGTCGCTGAACGTGCGCCCCTCGTCGTACGCGTCGCTCCACAGGCCGACGCCGAGGTTCGCCTCGATCAGGTTGCCGGACACCGAGCCGCCGCTCGACCAGGTGGTCTTGATGCCGCCGGACTCCCAGTCGGCGATCCAGAACCCGTCGGTGTTGTTGCCGCTCACCTGGTTGCCGGTGATCGTGCCGTTGGCCGAGCTGTACTGGCCGACGCCGAGCTGGCCGTTGTTCCGGATCAGGTTCTTCTCGAGCGTGGCGCCGTCGGCGTTGACCAGCATCGCGCCGACCGCGTGGTTCCAGCGGATGTCGTTCGCGACCACCTTCCAGCCGGTGCTGAGCACGACAGCGCCGGCTTGCGGGGCTGAGGCGAAGTGCTCGATGGTCAGCCCCCGCACGACCACGTCGGGCTCGCTGGACTCGATCGCGGTCGCCGTCTTCGACATCTCCACCGACTTGCCGGCCGGGTTGCCGCCGACGAACACGGCGTTGGCGGCGTAGTCGCCGTAGAAGGTGCCCGGTACGACCTGCTCGCGCTCGGCGACCCGCTTCAGGTGCTTGCCGTTGACGAAGACCTGCTCCCGCAGGTAGCAGATGTTCGCGACGTCGTCCTCGCACTGCCCGGTCTTCCGGTACGCCGGGGGCAGCACGCCCCTGACCACCCAGTCGTCGCCGGCCGCGGTCCAGCCGGTCAGCCGGATCGAGCCGGTGAGAACGGCGCCCTGGTCGCTGGCGAGGACCTGCTGGGCCTTCGGACGCAGCGGCCGGTCGATCCGGTGCAGACCGGCCGCGAAGCAGATCGTGCTGCCGGACGGGCTCTGCTCGACGACGTCGGCCGCGTTCTGGCCGGGCTTGACCGTCACGCCGGTGCACGCCGGGGCCTGCGAAGGCCCGGCCGGGAACCTGACCGGCGACGGCGTACCGGTCGGCGTCGGCGAGGGGGTCGGGCTGGGAGACGCGCTCGGGGTCTGGCTCGGCGTGGCGGCGATCGACGGCCAGGTCGGCACCCGCAGCGTCGGCGGCGTGATCGTCGGAATCGTCACCGTCGGGACCGGCACGGTCGACGGCGAGCTGATCGGCGACTGCGGCCCCGTCTGGTCGCCGGAACGCCCAGGTGCGGACTCCGAGCCCCGCGCCGACGCGATCTGCGTCGCCGCCGCGGCGATGCACGCGACGGCGAGCGCGCCGGCTGCCACCCCGGCGGTAGTGGTCACCGAGCTCTTCACTCGAGGGGACGGGCGTTTCATCTGCACCCCCTGCTGCGGTCTTCCGGACGGCCAGGACTTGACGTAGTCGGGAGAATACGCACGGATGGTTGCGTTTGTCCCCTAACTTGTCCGGAAAGGTCCCGCTGGCAACAGAAATCACATCTGGCTGAAACAGTTGCCCCAGGCGTGTACTCCGCCGGCGTGCCGCGGGTGACCCGGACATCCAGCAGCAGGTGCTGGACCCACGGCGCTCGCTGCTGCTCGGCGCCCCGTGACCTTTGGGCGGTCGGCGCGTTGTTCTGATCGGAGGCGACGGGGTGAGCGACCGCCCCGCCGATCATCGCCGGTGCGGCCGCACGTGCGAGTTGTCACCGCCGCGGAATCTAAGGTGGTGCCATGCGGGTCGCCATGTTGCACAACCGGTACCGGTCGGGTCAGCCCAGTGGCGAGAACACCGTCGTCGACCAGACGGCCGATCTCCTGCGCAGGTCCGGACATACCGTCGACCTCTACGCCCAGCACAGCGACACGATCGCCGAGATGGGCCGTCGTGATCGTGCTCTGGTGCCGTTCCGCTCCGTCTGGTCGTTCTCGGCCGAACGCGAGCTGACACTCCGCTTGCAGGAGCGGCGTCCGGACGTCGTGCACGTGCACAACACGTTCCCGTTGTGGAGCCCGTCGGTGCTGCGGGCGGTCCGTCGCGCCGGGCTCCCGGCCGTGGCGACGCTGCACAACTTCCGCCTGATGTGCGCGAACGGCGTGCTGCAGCGCGACGGTGGTCCGTGCGAGTCGTGCGTCGGCAAGGTTCCGTGGCGGGGCGCTGTGCACGGCTGCTACCGCGACTCCACAGTGCAGAGCCTGCCGCTCGTCGCCGGAATCACCGTCCACCAGCAGCTGCACACCTGGCAGCGCTACGTCACCACGCTGATCGCGCCGTCGGAGTTCGTCCGGTCCCGGTACGTCGCGGGCGGGTTCGCTCCTGGCCAGATCGTGGTCAAGCCGCACGCGGTGCCGTTCTCGGGCCAGGTTCGCACCGGGCCGGGCGAGGCCGTGGTGTTCCTGGGCCGGCTGACCGAGGAGAAGGGCTTCGCCGATCTGCTCGAGGCGTGGGACTCGTCGCTGGGTCAGCTGGTCGTGGTCGGCGACGGCCCGTTGCGCCCGGCGGCCGACGCACGCGCCGCGACCGACCCGTCGGTCACCGTGCTCGGCGCGTTGCCCTGGGCCGAGTGCATGCAGGTGCTGCGATCCGCCCGAGCCGTCGTCGTACCCGCCCGGTCGTACGAGACGTTCGGGCTCGTGGTGGTGGAGGCGTTCGCGCACGGCGTACCGGTGGTGGCGTCCCGGATCGGCGCGCTCGCGGAGCTCGTCGACGACGGCGAGACCGGTGCGCTGGCCGCCCCGGGCGATCCCGCCGGCCTGCACAAGGCGTTGCGATTGATCACCGAGCCGGCAACTTCGATAGCCTGCGGCGAGCGAGCCCGCCAGGTGTACTTGGACCGCTTCACCCCGGAGCGCGACCTGGCGGCCACGGAGAGGATCTACGCCGATGCGATCGCCCGGCACGAGGCCGCACGCTGAACCGGCCCCCTGCCCTGGGACTTCCTGCCGCAGCAGCCATCGCTCCGGCCGGCAGGCCGCCGGCGCGCTGGGCCGGCGACGATCACGCGGGGTAAAGTGCGCGCAGGCGTGGGGGGTCACGTCGACCGGGGTCCAGTGGGGGAGCGCGTGGTGCCGCAACGCATCGGGTATCTGACCGGGGTCTTCGACCTGTTCCACGTGGGCCACCTGGACCTGCTGGAGCAGGCTCGGCAGCAGTGCGACCGGCTCGTCGTCGGGGTGCTCACCGACGAGTGGGCGGTGGACGCCTGGGGTTCGCGGCCGTTCGTGCCGCTGGTCGAACGGGCGCAGATCCTCGACCAGCTGCGGTGCGTGGACGAGGTGGTCGTGGTGGACGGCGTCGAGGCCGGGTGGCTGACCGGCGTCCTGGGCGTCCGGACCGTGTTCGCCGCTGAGGGGACCGACGGGGTGCTCGGCGCTGACGAGCTGGACGGGATTCCCGTCCCGCTGATCAGCGCGCTGGCGGCCCGCCGTGCTTCCCGCAGCCAGATCCTGCGCGCCGCGATCGACCAGCGGCAGTCGCGCAGCTCGGTCGCATGACGCGCCGTTCGTACGCCGACGTGGTCGCCGAGCTGGTCCGCGCGCAGAAGCCGTCGGCCGGCACCCCGGCGTACTCGCGGTTCGTGAACCGCAAGCTCGGCCGCTACCTGGCCGCCGGCGCCTTCCTGGCCGGCCGGACACCGAACCAGGTGAGCCTGACCAGCGGCTTCTGCTCGCTGGCCGGCATCGTGCTGATCGCGACGGTCGAGCCGAGCCTTCCGTTGGCGCTGGGCGTCACCGCGCTGCTCGTGCTCGGCTACGCGCTGGACTCCGCGGACGGCCAGTTGGCGCGGCTGCGCGGTGGCGGTTCGCCGCTGGGCGAGTGGCTCGACCACATGATCGACTGCGTCAAGATCGTGCTGCTGCACTCGGCGGTGCTGGTCTCGCTCTACCGCTTCGATGCCTTCGGCAATGACCTTGTGCTGCTGGTGCCGCTGGCCTACCTGTGCGTGTCGGCGGTGATGTTCTTCGGCCTGATCCTGATCGACCAGCTGCGCCGCCGCCACGGCGCCTCGACCGTCAACGTGCGCGGCGACTCGGTGCTGAAGTCGTTGCTGATCGCACCGACCGACTACGGCGTCCTGTGCCTGGTCTTCCTGGCCTTCGGGTGGCCGGAGATGTTCACCGCGCTGTACGGGCTGCTGCTGGCGGCGAACCTGCTGTTCCTGCTGGCCGCGACCGCGAAGTGGTACCGCGAGATGGCCGCGCTGGCCCCGGCGGCCAAGGTCGCGACGGCCTCGTCGGAGGTGCGCGGCTGATGGGTGTCGTCGGCTACGCACCAGGCGTCTACGACATGTTCCACATCGGTCACCTCAACATCCTGCGCCGGGCCAGCGAGCACTGCGACCACCTGATCGCCGGTGTCGTCGAGGACGACGTGGTGCAGCGGATCAAGGGCAGGCCGCCGGTGGTGCCGCACGACGAGCGAATGGAGGTCCTGCGCGCGATCGGGCTGGTCGACGAGGTGGTCAGCGACTGGTCCAGCGACAAGTTCGAGATGTGGAAGCAGCTGCGGTACGACGTGCTGTTCAAGGGTGACGACTGGAAGGGCACCGAGAAGGGGCTCCGGCTGGAGAAGCTGCTCGGCGAGGTCGGTGCCCGCGTGCACTACTTCCCCTACACCGCGTCGACGTCGAGCACGGATCTGCGCCGGCTGCTGGAGGGCACGCTGTGACCGCGCCGCGCCCGAAGGTGCTGATCAGCGCGTACGCGTGCCGGCCGACGGGTGGTTCCGAGCCGGGCGCCGGCTGGGCGTGGGCGAAGGCGGCCGCGCGCGACCACGACGTCTGGTTGCTGACCCGGGGCAAGTTCGCCCCCGAGATCGCCGAGGAGCTGGCGGTCCGGCCGGTGCCGGGACTGACCCTCGTACCGCTGGAGCTGCCGAAGTGGCTGCTGAAGCTGCGGCGCCGGCACGCGGACGTCTACTGGTACTACCCGCTCTGGCAGCGGCTCGCGGGCCGGACGGCCGAGCGGCTGCACCAGCAGCACGGGTTCGACGTCGTGCACCACCTGACGTTCGCGGTCGACTGGATGCCGGCCGGGGTGGTCCGGCGGTCGACGGCGAAGGTGATCTGGGGACCGGTCGGCGGGTCGACCGCGGTGCCGTTGCCGATGGCGCACTGGCTGGGGCCGCGCGGGCTGGCCGGCGAGCTGGTCCGGCGTGCGTGGACCGGGGTGGCCCGCAGGGTGGTCGGCCGGCACCTGGCCCAGACCGCGGACCTGGTCGTCGCGCAGAACAACGACGTCGCCGAGCAGTTCGCGCCGCACGCCCGCGAGCTGGTCGTGCAGCCGAACGTCGCGATCCGCCGCTTCGCCAGCGCCTCCGGACCGTACGAGCCGTACGGCGGGCCCGGCGAGAAGACGGCGCTGTTCGTCGGCCGGCTGATCCCGTGGAAGGGCCTGCTGCTCGCGATCAGCGCGCTGGCCCGGCCGGAAGCCGCGCACTGGGAGCTGCGGGTCATCGGCGACGGGCCGGACTGGCGCCGCGCCGAACGCCACGCCGAGCAGCTCGGCGTCCGGGACCGGGTCGAGTTCGTCGGTCAGCTGCCGCGCGAGGAGGTACTCGCCGCGCTGCTGCGCGCGGATGCGTTGCTCGCCCCCTCGCTGCGCGAAGCCGCCGGGTGGGCCGTCACCGAGGCGCTGGCCAGCGGCTGCCCGGTGGTCTGCGTCGACCGCGGCGGCCCGTCGGTCATCGTCGGCCCGGGCGAAGGGGTCGCCGTACCGTGGCGCGGCGACGTCGTCGGCGAACTGGCCCGCGGCCTGGCCTCCCTCACCGGCCGCATCCACCCCGTCGACCGCTGGGGCCCCGACCGCCTCCCCGCCCTGCTCGCAACCTGGTACAACAACTCCACCCGCGTCCCCCAGTAACCCTGCCACCCACCCGACCCCACCCAGCTCCACCCGCCCCGGTCGGGCTCCTGCTCTCGCCCCGCCCGCCGGTCCGTCCTGGCCGCGTCCGGTGGGTTGACCCACCGGACGCATGGTTGGCCCATCGGATTTTGGTGGGCCAACCATGCATCTCAGGGGTTGACCCAGCAGACGCGAGGGGCGCGGATGGGATGCGGCGCGGATGGGGATGCGGGGAGCTGGCGCGGGTGGGATGTGCGAGGTGGGCGGGGGAGGGGAAGCCGGGGAGCTGAGCTCAGTCGCGGGCGGTTTTGCCGGGGAGGGCGAGCATGCGGTCGAGCGCGATCTTGGCGTAGTGCTCGGTGTCGGCGTCGACCTTGATCGGGTTGACGACGTGACCGGCGACCAGGTTCTCCAGCGTCCAGACGAAGTGCGGCAGGTCGATCCGGTTCATCGTCGCGCAGTAGCAGACCGTCTTGTCGAGAAAGACGATGTTCTTGTCGGGGTGCTGCTTGGCCAGCCGCTGGACCAGGTTCAGCTCGGTCCCGATCGCCCAGGACGTGCCGGGCTCGGCCTGGTCGAGCACGGTGATGATGTACTCCGTCGAGCCGACCAGGTCGGCCTTCGTGACCACGTCGTGCCGGCACTCGGGGTGCACGAGCACCTTGACCCCGGGGACCCGGGCGCGGACGTCGTCCACCGACTCCGGCGTGAACCGGCCGTGCACCGAGCAGTGCCCGCGCCACAGGATCATCTTCGCGTTCGCGAGCTGCTCCGCGGTCAGGCCGCCGCCCGGCTTGTGCGGGTCGTAGACGACGCACTCGTCCAGGCCGATGCCCAGCTTCAGCACCGCGGTGTTGCGGCCGAGGTGCTGGTCGGGCAGGAAGAGCACCTTCTGGCCCTGCTGGAAGGCCCAGTCGAGCGCGACGTCGGCGTTGCTCGACGTACAGACCGCGCCGCCGTTGCGGCCGCAGAACGCCTTGATGTCCGCGCTGGAGTTCATGTAGGTGACCGGCACGGTGACGTCCGCGACGCCGGCGTCGGCGAGCGCGTCCCAGGCCGCCTCGACCTGCTGGATCCGGGCCATGTCGGCCATCGAGCAGCCGGCCGCCAGGTCGGGCAGGATCACCGTCTGGTTGTCGTTGGTGAGGATGTCGGCCGACTCGGCCATGAAGTGCACGCCGCAGAACACGATGTACGGCGCGTCCGGCCGGTTCGCCGCGTCCCGGGCCAGCTTGAACGAGTCACCGGTGACGTCCGCGAACTGGATCACCTCGTCGCGCTGGTAGTGGTGGCCGAGCACGAACACCTGGTCGCCGAGCGCCGCCTTGGCCTTCAGCGCCCGCTCGACCAGGTCCGGGTCGGACGCCGGCGGCAGGGCGCCGGGGCACTCCACCCCGCGCTCGGAGTGCGGGTCGGTGTCCCGGCCCAGGAACAGCAGCGGAAGGGACTTCGAGCTGTCTGCGATTGTCGTCACGTCAACATCGTGCCACGTCCGCGGGCCCTGACCGCGTGGTGCGCGTCACTGCCCAGAATGCGAAACCTCTGCAGCTCCCGGGGCGGATCGGTGGCTTGTGCAAGCATCGGCGAATGGGTGATGTCGTTGTGGTCGGTGCAGGGCTGGCTGGACTCAACTGCGCGCTCGCGCTGCAGGAGGCGGGCGTGTCGGTCACCGTCCTGGAAGCACATGACACGGTCGGTGGACGCGTGCGGACCGACGTCATCGACGGTTACCGCTGCGACCGTGGTTTCCAGTTGCTGAACCCGGCCTATCCCGCCGTCCGCCGGTACGTCGACCTCGCCGCGCTCGACCTGCAACCGTTCGCCGCCGGCGTCGCCGTCGCGGGCCACGCC from Kribbella flavida DSM 17836 harbors:
- a CDS encoding right-handed parallel beta-helix repeat-containing protein; this encodes MRRGSTPAARLRWIGTGMAALMLLAGCTDDQAKPSPLPEPNPSLSVPTTPPPAATAELGATGPATAPACEGIQIASGQDPQPVIDQHPAGTTFCFSKGLHRISRAIRPTEGSTLASDEGAVLTGSVTLTGWQRDGQHWVVRGVLPPAYKLKGRCEDDRTNPCQRGEQLFVDGEHLTRVMSRTTLKPGAFYGDYATNAVYVADDPAGHQVEMSRTERAIESSAPRVTVRGLTVEHFATRPQGGAVEVGVDWRVEANEVRWNHAVGIMVKEGDRAVLRRNTVADNGQLGVGQYKSADARITENLVTRNNTDGFWIADWESGGIKSTRSSGEVSGNDLVANRGIGFWSDIAEYDRRIVGNRIRDNAADGIRYEISYQGVIEGNVVENNGFGTGRGSGPSLWDGGGINVNTSSDVQVRGNLVRGNRNGISIQSRTRGDGPRGRYLLRNVVVEGNQVVMDQQTASTGVVENKKSPAPDTVHFRRNSYRIGDQAAERFAYKGRTMTWQQWQAAGFDTDSITG
- the uxaC gene encoding glucuronate isomerase, coding for MPKALQPHPDRALPAGEARDLARRIHASTAGLPLLCLHGHVDAGLFAADEAFGDPAELLVVPDHYVTRMLISQGVAPARLGLPRRDGTRTAEPREIWREFCSHWHLFAGTPSRYWLEHEFAEVLGLTVAPSAETADQLYDEISARLAEPQFRPRALLDAFNIELISTTDAATDDLAPHAKVAADLPGRVVPTLRPDAVVHLDRPGWRDLVELLGERAGTDTTSYAGYLRALRQRREIFKAAGARATDHGHFSAAATPLTDTEAERIYASALRGEVTAEDAAAFAGNMLFQLAAMSAEDGLVMQLHPGVLRDHHPGIHATYGPDQGHDIPVATEFTKSLRPVLERFGHAEGFRMVLFTVDETTYSRELAPLAGVYPSVRLGAPWWFLDSPDGMRRFRELVTETAGFYNTSGFVDDTRAFLSIPARHDLARRVDAGYLANLVLQHRLDEDDAFQIAEDLAYNLARTTYLN
- a CDS encoding LacI family DNA-binding transcriptional regulator, giving the protein MAATIRDVARLAGVSTSTVSRALSVPDLVNPATRAKVRSAADSLDYAPNKAARGLITGRTGNLGLVLPDLANPFFPSVVKGVQARARAADLAVFVADTDEDVAAETGLVRALAQQVDGLVLCSPRAGADELAKIAADTTVVLLNRLVDDLPAVVFDHADGMRQAVAHLVALGHRRIAWVSGPAASWSSEQRGQGLAQAAADQGVELVEVGHFPPHYDGGMAAADQVVATGATAVITYNDLVAIGLLARLHGRGIAVPDELSVVGIDDIAMAAMARPALTTIRLPKERAGRLAVELLLTLLDHATAADEPPVRRVLRGDLMVRASTGVPPR
- a CDS encoding mannitol dehydrogenase family protein, with amino-acid sequence MNRLSLTNLPTKPAVEPGGLSVGIVHLGIGAFHRAHQAVFTERAAQLTGDSRWGISGVTQRSAAVRDQLAPQDGLYSVLTRGGGAASIEVIGSVREVLAASEDPAAVVQRIADPRVGVVTLTVTEKGYRARSGGGLDLTDPEIQADLTGRPPRTVVGQLAAGLARRSGAPLTVLSCDNLVANGPYLARLVREYAEAAGLAGEQFEAAAFPASMVDRIVPATTDADRDEAARLLGVRDEAVVVAEPFIQWVIEDAFAAEQPAWDAAGAVLTADVAPWEQAKLRMLNATHSMLAYLGALRGYETIAEAVRDEDLATAATELMRVDVVPTLTPPDGLDLTAYGESVLERFANPALKHRTAQVAMDGSVKLPVRLLGTVQDRLAAGAEPYAAALAVAAWMVYVSRTAGLDDPQAARLQSAAASAGGPAALVDALLAVDTVFAPNLRENKTFRSLLVDHVTALTR
- a CDS encoding right-handed parallel beta-helix repeat-containing protein codes for the protein MTVKPGQNAADVVEQSPSGSTICFAAGLHRIDRPLRPKAQQVLASDQGAVLTGSIRLTGWTAAGDDWVVRGVLPPAYRKTGQCEDDVANICYLREQVFVNGKHLKRVAEREQVVPGTFYGDYAANAVFVGGNPAGKSVEMSKTATAIESSEPDVVVRGLTIEHFASAPQAGAVVLSTGWKVVANDIRWNHAVGAMLVNADGATLEKNLIRNNGQLGVGQYSSANGTITGNQVSGNNTDGFWIADWESGGIKTTWSSGGSVSGNLIEANLGVGLWSDAYDEGRTFSDNQIVGNAADGIRYEIGRNGVIKNNTITGNGFGTGRGSGTSLWDGGGINVNTSSNVAVRNNTLVGNVNGISIQSRTRGNGPWGLNVLRDVVVTGNQVTMKTGTQSTGLVQNSGASIPTGEVVLKSNQYILDSLTADRFQKFGQWFTAKEWQAAGFDTDSNFTADTAPVIARPTPPATITPTPPATVTPTPVTPSPVTPSPVTPSPVTPTPPATPSPTPSATASPTPRATGTPTPSG